The following are encoded together in the uncultured Sphaerochaeta sp. genome:
- a CDS encoding Gfo/Idh/MocA family oxidoreductase: protein MKKKRYAQVGTGGRARMFYEAIASRYQDSSELVAFCDMSQKRMDYSNTILEDQCGHPPVPTYKCDQFTQMVKEQRPDVIIVTSVDRTHDQYIIKAMELGCDVISEKPITTDCEKAQAILDAQKQYGKTIRVTFNYRYAPHHSKIRELIAQGTLGKVFSVHFEWLLNTQHGADYYRRWHRNKQNSGGLLVHKSTHHFDLVNFWLGTQPKTVFAYGDLNFYGQAAAEKRGVKQFYYRCHGSEVAKHDPFAIDLESNPTLKGLYLDAEEESGYIRDRSVFSDDISIEDTMAALVRYKSGAMLSYSLNTYLPWEGFNVAINGSKGRIEYTALEKPYINAGGKQCDEGATVFHKIRVCPLLDTPYEVEVESREGGHGGGDPAMLDDIFLENPPHDPLFRSADHNDGIRSILTGIAANKSIASGLPVDVDALLHW from the coding sequence ATGAAGAAAAAACGGTATGCGCAGGTGGGAACCGGAGGACGGGCCCGCATGTTCTATGAGGCAATCGCCTCCCGATACCAGGATTCAAGCGAGTTGGTCGCTTTTTGTGATATGAGTCAGAAGAGGATGGATTACTCAAATACCATCCTTGAAGACCAATGTGGGCACCCCCCAGTGCCGACTTACAAGTGTGATCAATTCACCCAGATGGTCAAGGAACAGAGGCCCGATGTCATCATCGTCACTTCAGTGGATAGGACCCATGACCAGTACATCATCAAGGCGATGGAGTTGGGGTGTGATGTCATCAGTGAAAAGCCCATAACTACGGATTGTGAAAAAGCGCAGGCAATCCTTGATGCGCAAAAGCAGTATGGCAAGACAATCAGGGTGACCTTCAACTATCGCTACGCACCCCATCACTCGAAGATCAGGGAGTTGATCGCTCAAGGAACCCTTGGAAAGGTCTTTTCCGTACATTTTGAATGGTTGCTCAATACCCAGCATGGGGCAGACTACTACCGACGTTGGCATCGAAACAAACAGAACAGCGGAGGTTTACTCGTCCACAAGAGCACCCACCACTTCGACCTGGTCAATTTTTGGTTGGGCACCCAGCCGAAGACCGTCTTTGCATACGGGGATTTGAATTTTTATGGGCAGGCAGCTGCAGAGAAGCGGGGTGTTAAGCAGTTCTACTATCGTTGTCATGGAAGTGAGGTGGCCAAGCATGACCCCTTTGCCATCGATTTGGAGAGCAATCCCACACTCAAGGGGCTTTATCTGGATGCCGAAGAGGAGAGCGGTTATATCCGTGACCGCTCCGTCTTCTCCGATGATATCAGCATCGAGGATACCATGGCTGCGCTTGTCCGCTACAAGAGCGGGGCTATGCTTTCCTACTCTTTGAATACCTACCTTCCTTGGGAAGGGTTTAATGTGGCTATTAACGGCTCTAAGGGGAGAATTGAATACACCGCACTGGAGAAGCCCTACATCAATGCAGGGGGGAAACAGTGTGATGAAGGTGCAACAGTCTTTCATAAGATCAGGGTGTGCCCTTTGCTCGATACCCCCTACGAGGTTGAGGTCGAGTCCCGGGAAGGAGGACACGGAGGGGGGGATCCAGCAATGCTGGATGATATTTTCCTGGAGAACCCTCCTCACGACCCCCTTTTCAGGAGTGCGGACCACAATGATGGTATTCGCTCGATACTTACCGGTATAGCAGCAAACAAGTCAATCGCCAGTGGGCTTCCTGTTGATGTAGATGCCCTGCTTCATTGGTAA
- a CDS encoding helix-turn-helix domain-containing protein, with the protein MYVRITSSGRFYYKQGEGKAEHYHVSDYQVQLVYAGTATNWFDGEPYALEAGDIVFCKQGRRHAFQATSKDGVKMLEVKFAASDPHVDEVLLGIETKFRDRENQIYSLLSRIVLEGQRKALHYRAMSSALLMECLLSMNRLCLEHSLPIYESSPIHQLRESSLSGKSELLNMVDKYIDAHLDHSFSVHEMAQSCGYNQDYLYRVIKKQTGLSAIKYINLMKFEKALFLIQNTEQTLSEIGFSLGFENLQYFSRFFKQHGGIAPSEYISKVRLTTRTDY; encoded by the coding sequence ATGTATGTAAGAATTACATCCTCCGGTCGGTTCTACTACAAACAGGGGGAGGGAAAGGCTGAACACTACCATGTGAGTGATTACCAAGTCCAGCTGGTGTACGCAGGTACTGCAACAAACTGGTTTGATGGGGAACCGTATGCGTTGGAAGCAGGAGATATTGTATTCTGCAAGCAAGGCCGGCGCCATGCCTTCCAAGCCACCAGTAAGGATGGGGTAAAGATGCTTGAGGTGAAGTTTGCCGCTTCGGACCCTCATGTGGATGAAGTGCTGCTGGGCATTGAGACCAAGTTTCGAGACCGGGAGAACCAGATCTACAGCTTGCTCAGCAGGATTGTGCTGGAAGGGCAACGTAAAGCATTGCATTATCGAGCGATGTCCTCTGCCTTGCTGATGGAGTGCTTGCTCTCGATGAACCGGCTCTGCCTCGAACACTCATTGCCTATTTATGAATCGAGTCCCATCCACCAGCTGCGGGAAAGTTCGCTCTCCGGTAAGTCTGAGCTTCTGAACATGGTAGATAAGTACATCGATGCACATCTTGACCACTCTTTCAGTGTCCATGAGATGGCCCAGAGTTGTGGGTATAACCAGGATTATCTCTACCGCGTGATCAAGAAGCAGACAGGATTATCTGCGATCAAGTACATAAATCTGATGAAGTTTGAGAAAGCCTTGTTCTTGATCCAGAATACGGAACAGACGCTCAGTGAGATTGGTTTCAGCCTAGGGTTTGAGAATCTGCAGTACTTTTCGCGGTTCTTCAAGCAACATGGAGGCATTGCTCCCTCTGAGTATATATCCAAGGTACGACTCACAACCCGTACTGACTACTAA
- a CDS encoding extracellular solute-binding protein — MLHTKRFLLTLVALVLCLAFVSAAGQKDSQSEGKATITLATADNTYGLSTDPELQGAITALIESKTDTIIEPIIPPLASYTDKLATLVNSGDVPDLFVVAQAMTKIPTMVAREQILDLTDYIKNSPALSQLDPSLFKDLQIDGKTYFVPYNYPKSKAIFIRKDLMEQYGVELSSTPSAEEFRREMGKFVGSGIIPFNFPKWVDNFQFFYNSFGAWGGVYEKDGVFIDGFQTEEMKSALTYLRQLYKDGVLNQEFITTENSGMREKTYTAQAASSIDYVTNYINYVQNTTNANKYTEMHLVYKIVGPEGYGGSLNEATQTAFVVSSKTKDPEAVVRVLETIVTDPEVYPAFFGIGLEGKHFTLNADGQIEATPKAANSGYKYTLNYLSDSFVDIDIENLSFKLSPALEQGLPKQIEHIKAMQANLGPNHAADVPVGVSVAYDRVAPSIKSTRESIATKIIVGTVSLEQGLAEYENFWNSINGPTILEELNAAR, encoded by the coding sequence ATGTTGCACACCAAGCGTTTCTTGCTGACCCTCGTAGCATTGGTCCTCTGTCTTGCATTCGTAAGCGCAGCAGGACAGAAGGACAGCCAGAGTGAGGGAAAAGCTACTATCACCCTTGCTACTGCAGACAATACCTATGGTTTGAGTACCGACCCTGAGCTGCAGGGAGCCATTACCGCCTTGATCGAGTCAAAGACTGACACTATCATCGAACCGATCATTCCACCACTTGCCTCGTATACCGACAAGCTTGCAACCCTGGTAAACAGTGGGGATGTGCCCGATCTGTTTGTTGTTGCCCAGGCAATGACCAAGATCCCGACCATGGTTGCCCGTGAGCAGATTCTTGATCTCACTGACTACATCAAGAACAGCCCGGCACTCAGCCAGCTTGACCCTTCCCTGTTCAAGGACCTGCAGATTGATGGAAAGACCTACTTCGTACCGTACAACTACCCCAAGAGCAAGGCCATCTTCATCAGAAAGGACCTGATGGAGCAGTACGGAGTTGAACTCAGTTCGACCCCGAGTGCTGAAGAATTCCGCCGTGAGATGGGTAAGTTTGTTGGCAGCGGGATCATCCCCTTCAACTTCCCCAAGTGGGTCGATAACTTCCAGTTCTTCTACAACTCATTCGGCGCATGGGGTGGTGTCTATGAAAAGGATGGCGTATTCATCGATGGTTTCCAGACTGAAGAGATGAAGAGTGCCCTCACCTATCTCCGCCAGCTCTACAAGGATGGGGTTCTCAACCAGGAGTTCATCACAACCGAGAACAGTGGCATGAGAGAGAAGACCTATACTGCCCAGGCAGCTAGCTCAATCGACTATGTTACCAACTACATCAACTATGTACAGAACACCACCAATGCAAACAAGTACACCGAGATGCACCTGGTCTACAAGATTGTTGGCCCTGAGGGGTATGGTGGCAGCTTGAATGAAGCAACACAGACTGCATTCGTTGTCTCCTCCAAGACCAAGGATCCTGAAGCGGTTGTCCGCGTCCTTGAGACCATCGTAACCGATCCTGAAGTGTATCCTGCTTTCTTCGGTATTGGACTTGAAGGCAAGCACTTCACCCTCAATGCGGATGGACAGATTGAAGCTACACCAAAGGCTGCCAATAGTGGATACAAGTACACCTTGAACTATCTCAGTGACTCATTTGTTGACATCGACATTGAGAACCTGTCCTTCAAGCTCTCTCCTGCTCTTGAGCAGGGTCTCCCCAAGCAGATCGAGCACATCAAGGCAATGCAGGCCAACCTTGGCCCGAACCATGCTGCTGATGTACCGGTAGGAGTCTCTGTTGCATACGACCGTGTTGCTCCCTCCATCAAGAGTACCCGTGAGTCAATTGCAACCAAGATCATCGTAGGCACCGTCTCTCTTGAACAAGGCTTGGCCGAATACGAGAACTTCTGGAACTCAATCAATGGACCAACCATTCTTGAGGAATTGAATGCAGCTCGTTAA
- a CDS encoding glycoside hydrolase family 3 C-terminal domain-containing protein produces MTDTAQTLVQQMTVPEMISQLRHDAPAIPRLGIPSYNWWNEGLHGAARSGTATVFPQAIALASLFDPELLYEIADVISTEQRAKYNLFKKEHDHDIYKGLTVWSPNINIFRDPRWGRGQETFGEDPYLTSRLAVSFIKGLQGSKEFLKTASCVKHLAAHSGPEPERHSFNAVVSKKDLNETYLPAFKASVQEAGVDAVMGAYSALNGDPCCGSPTLIKHLLRETWGFKGMYISDCWAIRDFHLNHKVTKNEEESAALALHSGCDLNCGCSYRSLEKAFQKGYVTMEEIRTSAQRVFNTRFRLGMFDAQTPYDNLGLSDIDSEEHAQLALEASRRSLVLLKNDSLLPLNKETIRSIAVIGPNADNRKVLWGNYHGTSSRHTTVLEGIRNIAGNTMRINYSEGSSLTKERVERLAKEDDRLSEAVFMARQSDVTVLCLGLDETVEGEMRDDGNGGWAGDKKDLRLPLCQQKLLRAVAGTGKPVIVVLLSGGALDPEIEQYENVQALIQAWYPGQEGGRAIAELLLGMFSPSGKLPVTFYHSSAELPPFTDYSMQKRTYRYCGQEDVLYPFGFGLSYASFTYSIQRTTVHEEGTVSVEISVTNTSDIPSRTVLELYLESSHPDAPPHPVLCGLKSVFLESFEQKEVVLLLEHSQCTAVDNQGNRNEIHGTFTLHVGGSQPGLISRNLGADKVASTTFVY; encoded by the coding sequence ATGACTGATACTGCACAAACACTTGTACAACAGATGACCGTACCAGAAATGATAAGCCAACTCAGGCATGATGCTCCAGCAATTCCCCGTCTGGGGATTCCCTCCTACAACTGGTGGAACGAGGGTCTTCATGGGGCTGCTCGAAGCGGAACAGCCACAGTATTCCCCCAAGCCATCGCTCTGGCTTCACTCTTTGACCCCGAGTTGCTCTACGAGATAGCGGATGTCATCTCCACTGAACAGCGAGCCAAGTACAATCTATTCAAGAAAGAACATGATCATGACATCTACAAGGGACTGACCGTCTGGTCTCCCAATATCAATATATTCCGCGACCCCAGATGGGGCCGTGGACAGGAAACCTTTGGGGAAGATCCATACCTGACCTCCCGCTTGGCAGTCTCCTTCATCAAGGGCCTGCAAGGGTCGAAGGAGTTTCTTAAGACGGCAAGCTGCGTAAAACACCTTGCTGCCCACAGTGGGCCGGAACCTGAAAGGCACTCCTTCAACGCGGTGGTAAGCAAAAAAGACCTCAATGAAACGTATCTTCCAGCGTTCAAGGCTTCTGTCCAGGAAGCAGGGGTCGATGCAGTCATGGGTGCCTACAGCGCTCTCAATGGAGATCCCTGCTGTGGGAGCCCGACCCTCATCAAACATCTTTTGCGCGAAACATGGGGTTTCAAGGGGATGTACATCTCTGACTGTTGGGCGATCAGGGATTTTCATCTCAACCACAAGGTCACCAAGAACGAAGAGGAATCGGCGGCTCTTGCCTTGCATAGTGGCTGTGACCTGAATTGCGGATGCTCTTATCGCAGTCTTGAGAAAGCATTTCAGAAAGGGTATGTCACCATGGAGGAGATCAGGACCTCTGCGCAGAGGGTATTCAACACTCGCTTCCGTCTGGGAATGTTCGATGCACAAACGCCTTATGACAACCTGGGCCTTTCTGACATCGATAGCGAGGAACATGCACAGCTTGCCCTTGAAGCTTCCCGCCGCTCCTTGGTCCTGCTCAAGAATGACTCACTGCTCCCTCTGAACAAGGAAACAATTCGGAGTATCGCAGTCATCGGTCCGAATGCTGACAACAGAAAAGTCCTGTGGGGCAACTACCATGGGACATCTTCCCGCCACACAACGGTCCTCGAAGGAATCCGTAACATTGCAGGGAACACAATGCGAATCAACTATAGTGAAGGCTCTTCCCTCACCAAGGAGCGTGTTGAACGATTGGCAAAGGAAGACGACAGACTCAGCGAGGCAGTCTTCATGGCCCGCCAAAGCGATGTCACTGTCCTTTGTCTTGGTCTGGATGAGACGGTGGAAGGAGAGATGAGGGATGATGGAAATGGAGGCTGGGCAGGTGACAAGAAAGATCTCAGGCTCCCGCTATGTCAACAGAAACTCCTGAGGGCTGTTGCTGGAACTGGAAAACCCGTCATCGTAGTACTGCTCTCTGGAGGAGCACTCGACCCAGAGATCGAACAGTATGAAAATGTACAGGCTCTCATCCAGGCTTGGTACCCAGGACAAGAGGGAGGAAGGGCAATTGCAGAGCTCCTGCTCGGTATGTTCAGTCCCTCTGGGAAGCTTCCTGTTACCTTCTACCATAGCAGTGCCGAACTTCCTCCATTCACTGACTACTCCATGCAGAAGAGGACCTACCGGTATTGCGGCCAGGAGGATGTGCTCTACCCATTTGGATTCGGCCTCTCCTATGCATCGTTTACGTACAGCATTCAACGCACAACGGTACATGAGGAGGGGACAGTAAGTGTTGAAATTAGCGTCACCAATACTTCCGATATACCAAGCAGAACGGTACTTGAACTCTATCTGGAAAGTTCCCACCCTGATGCTCCCCCCCACCCAGTACTCTGTGGCTTGAAAAGTGTGTTTTTAGAGTCTTTTGAACAGAAAGAGGTTGTACTTCTTCTGGAACATAGCCAATGTACTGCAGTAGACAATCAAGGCAATAGAAACGAAATACACGGGACCTTCACACTCCATGTGGGTGGAAGCCAGCCTGGGTTAATCAGCCGGAACCTTGGAGCAGACAAGGTAGCCAGCACTACATTCGTATATTAA
- a CDS encoding ABC transporter permease subunit: MANKPMVLRTKPPLWTRIKTQKFLLLMLVPGVIWYLVFKYIPLLGLSLGFTDYGFRSTVSFVGLDNFKRLLSSTIFWNAFRNTLIISLANVIFYFPAPLVVALLINELKSLKMKRTIQFLIYIPYFFSWVVVGSIFVNLLSPSSGLINNIITKFGGEPIYFMASAKFFRPVLISSYIWRQMGYGAVIYVASLTTVQPELYEAATIDGAGHWGRLIHVTLPAIRSTIVTMLLLNLSHVLLIFEQVLVMYNAAVYDVADVLQTYVFREGVLAGDLGYSIAVGMFTSIVSLTLVLSTNKVSAKFLDEPIL, from the coding sequence ATGGCAAATAAACCGATGGTACTACGAACCAAGCCACCACTTTGGACAAGGATCAAGACACAGAAGTTCTTGCTCCTCATGTTGGTACCAGGGGTAATCTGGTACCTGGTGTTCAAGTACATTCCTCTCTTGGGTCTCAGTTTGGGATTCACTGATTATGGGTTCAGGTCGACGGTATCGTTTGTGGGCTTGGATAATTTCAAGCGACTGCTGTCTTCCACTATTTTCTGGAATGCATTTCGCAATACCCTGATCATCAGCTTGGCGAATGTGATTTTCTATTTTCCTGCCCCGTTGGTTGTAGCGTTGCTGATCAATGAGCTGAAGAGCTTGAAGATGAAGAGAACGATCCAGTTCCTGATCTATATCCCCTATTTCTTCAGTTGGGTTGTGGTAGGAAGTATTTTCGTAAACTTGCTCTCTCCATCCTCAGGGCTGATAAACAACATCATCACCAAGTTTGGGGGCGAACCCATCTACTTCATGGCAAGTGCAAAGTTCTTCCGTCCTGTCCTGATCAGTTCCTACATCTGGAGACAGATGGGATACGGGGCTGTCATCTATGTGGCAAGTCTTACCACGGTACAACCGGAGCTGTATGAAGCAGCCACCATCGATGGAGCAGGACATTGGGGAAGATTGATCCATGTAACCCTCCCTGCTATCCGCTCCACCATTGTGACCATGCTGCTACTCAACCTCAGTCATGTATTGTTGATCTTCGAGCAGGTCCTGGTCATGTACAATGCAGCAGTCTATGACGTTGCAGATGTACTGCAGACCTATGTATTTCGTGAAGGAGTACTTGCCGGAGACTTGGGCTACTCCATTGCAGTGGGCATGTTCACGTCCATCGTAAGCCTTACACTGGTGCTGTCTACCAATAAGGTAAGCGCAAAGTTCCTCGACGAACCCATCCTGTAG
- a CDS encoding carbohydrate ABC transporter permease — protein sequence MAKTVQNSIRETRGRKIFRLINALLLAFICLIFIIPIWNVLITSVAKDADVMGTDYLLVPHSFTLQNYWRVLNSGYMGAFKNSLFVAFFGTLVSMVITVPMGFALAQKHLIGRSVLMKAIVFTMVFDAGIMPFYIVVRSLGLINSMGAIIFPVAISTFNLIIIKNYMGSIPVSLLESATLDGCNDLMILQKIVLPLSVSIISAVTLFYFVSYWNRYFEVIMFINDSRKYTLQVVLRSLMFESDESLGGGQYVYNNLKMAVMVLGMLPVLIIYPFVQRHFVSGLMLGGVKG from the coding sequence ATGGCAAAGACTGTTCAGAATTCAATTAGAGAAACACGGGGAAGAAAAATCTTCCGTCTTATCAACGCACTCTTGCTTGCATTTATCTGCCTGATTTTCATCATTCCGATCTGGAACGTACTCATCACCTCGGTAGCAAAGGATGCGGACGTGATGGGGACCGACTATCTCTTGGTACCCCACTCATTCACACTGCAAAACTATTGGAGGGTGCTCAACAGTGGCTATATGGGAGCTTTCAAGAACTCTCTCTTTGTTGCCTTCTTCGGTACGTTGGTCTCCATGGTAATCACCGTACCCATGGGCTTTGCTCTTGCCCAGAAACATCTCATTGGGCGTTCAGTTCTCATGAAGGCAATTGTATTCACGATGGTATTTGATGCAGGTATCATGCCCTTCTATATTGTGGTACGGTCCCTTGGCCTTATCAACAGTATGGGAGCGATTATCTTTCCTGTGGCAATCTCCACCTTCAATTTGATCATCATCAAGAACTATATGGGTAGTATTCCGGTCTCACTGCTGGAGAGTGCTACCCTGGATGGGTGCAACGACCTCATGATCCTCCAGAAAATTGTCCTGCCGCTCTCAGTCTCCATCATCTCAGCGGTAACCTTGTTCTACTTTGTCAGCTACTGGAACCGATACTTCGAGGTGATCATGTTCATCAACGACAGCCGCAAGTACACCTTGCAGGTGGTCTTGCGCTCCCTGATGTTCGAGTCCGATGAATCCCTTGGCGGTGGCCAGTATGTCTACAACAACCTGAAGATGGCGGTCATGGTCCTGGGAATGCTCCCCGTCCTCATCATCTATCCTTTTGTACAGAGGCACTTCGTCTCAGGCTTGATGCTTGGTGGAGTGAAGGGATAA
- a CDS encoding type II toxin-antitoxin system RelB/DinJ family antitoxin codes for MASTTISLRTDTELKAQAEEILNQLGMTLNGTFNMLLHQIVREKSVPLSLSLASENSLYADLLVAEDERIKGYVGRSGDEILKDFDLVVAEAEAKYGV; via the coding sequence ATGGCTAGTACAACAATCAGTTTGAGAACGGATACGGAACTCAAGGCTCAGGCCGAGGAAATCCTCAATCAACTTGGAATGACACTGAATGGAACCTTCAACATGCTTCTTCATCAGATTGTGAGGGAAAAGTCAGTGCCATTGAGTTTGTCTCTTGCTTCCGAGAATTCATTGTATGCAGATTTGCTTGTTGCAGAAGATGAACGTATAAAGGGGTATGTCGGCAGAAGTGGAGATGAAATCCTTAAGGATTTTGACTTGGTTGTGGCAGAGGCTGAAGCCAAATATGGGGTATGA
- a CDS encoding AAA family ATPase has translation MDKLYEFYRRRLQYTDMSLVREFETTISWDARLVGIKGARGCGKTTLILQHIKKAFGNNQDLALYVSLDNLYFADNPLLDVVDTFVKHGGTHIFLDEVHKYPDWSIAIKNLYDEFPMLHIVFTGSSLLKLERGKADLSRRALMYELPGLSFREYLEIETKMSFPAFSITDLLDKHGQIAQEIVSRVKPFRYFSDYLQIGYYPYYLEGAGDYPMRLEETVLMILEQELPMLRSIEPAYIPKIKQLLSIIAQSAPFVPNITKLSERIGINRQTFITYLSYLDQANLIRMLYRSTTGIGLLQKPDKIFLDNTNLMYVLGYDKPLIGTVRETFLASQVSQMCNVTFSPQSDLLVDGTYTIEVGGKKKNARQLQGIEDAYIASDDIEYGFGRKIPLWLFGFLY, from the coding sequence ATGGATAAATTATACGAATTTTATCGACGAAGATTGCAGTACACTGATATGTCCTTGGTACGGGAGTTTGAGACTACTATTTCATGGGATGCTCGTCTTGTGGGGATCAAGGGAGCCAGAGGATGTGGTAAAACTACACTTATTTTGCAACATATAAAAAAGGCGTTTGGGAACAATCAGGACCTTGCTCTGTATGTAAGCTTGGATAATCTATATTTTGCGGACAACCCTCTGCTAGACGTTGTTGATACCTTTGTAAAGCATGGAGGCACCCATATCTTCTTGGATGAGGTGCATAAATATCCTGATTGGTCCATTGCAATAAAAAATCTGTACGATGAATTCCCTATGCTTCATATCGTCTTCACTGGTTCTTCCTTGCTCAAATTGGAAAGGGGGAAGGCTGATTTGAGCAGAAGAGCACTGATGTATGAGTTACCAGGGCTTTCATTCCGAGAATATCTGGAAATCGAAACAAAGATGTCTTTTCCTGCATTCTCAATTACTGATCTTCTGGATAAACATGGCCAGATTGCTCAAGAGATTGTTTCTCGGGTCAAACCCTTTAGGTATTTTTCAGATTACTTACAGATCGGATATTACCCTTACTACCTTGAGGGGGCAGGGGATTACCCTATGCGATTGGAAGAAACAGTACTCATGATTTTGGAGCAAGAGTTGCCTATGCTGCGTAGTATAGAACCTGCTTATATCCCAAAGATCAAGCAACTGCTGTCAATTATTGCGCAATCAGCTCCGTTTGTTCCAAATATTACCAAATTGAGTGAGCGGATAGGAATCAATAGGCAGACCTTCATTACCTATCTCTCCTATTTGGATCAGGCAAACCTAATCCGAATGCTCTACAGAAGTACCACTGGGATTGGTCTCTTGCAGAAACCTGATAAGATATTCTTGGATAATACTAATCTTATGTATGTCTTAGGGTACGATAAACCCTTAATAGGTACAGTACGTGAGACGTTTCTTGCAAGTCAGGTATCTCAGATGTGTAATGTAACATTCTCTCCTCAGAGCGATCTTCTTGTTGATGGAACATATACCATCGAAGTTGGTGGAAAAAAGAAGAACGCAAGGCAGCTACAGGGGATAGAGGACGCATATATTGCTTCTGATGATATTGAATACGGATTTGGTAGGAAGATTCCTCTCTGGTTGTTTGGCTTTTTATATTAG
- a CDS encoding nucleotidyltransferase substrate binding protein, with translation MIDSSYAHAALAVGLIQEGRIWMDMIRDRGQIYDLEVTDAIVTRINGSYIHNFQKLLETFEVSLVK, from the coding sequence ATGATTGACTCCTCATATGCACATGCAGCCTTGGCTGTTGGGCTGATACAAGAAGGAAGGATCTGGATGGATATGATCCGAGACCGTGGCCAAATCTATGACCTAGAGGTCACCGATGCAATTGTTACTCGCATCAATGGTTCTTACATTCATAATTTCCAGAAGCTATTGGAGACCTTTGAGGTTTCCCTCGTGAAATGA
- a CDS encoding BREX system ATP-binding domain-containing protein, translated as MAWGYEERHMIEALRSGIPSKAIGHHFAEARQDLLDDVIEKLDGVCDSKMSDSMIISGKYGEGKTHLINTIYTLAHQRNMVVSLVSLSKETPLDKLYLVYPKLVSNTYLPNHVQPGFTQELNKLSPNSPLTNDLLLYGATQLETDRLYYLLRSYLNTDDMEEQFLLQTDLEGDFVPNLQIKKMYRRIFGEKVVFNQNFVKSRHAQDYVAFLSHLFVQLGYNGWVVLFDESELIGRLSKKARAKAYNNLASFLFPAKQLEATFSLFAFSSSYTEDIIEAKNEYQNLEELYPEGQEPMKSVLDSIVKAPQLKPLSHEEMQQILEKIVRFHAKAYDWQPGIKLEELLSRVDKSGYLLRSKIRSAIEYLDQLYLYQTEADSSIGQLEEGHYEEESEDVSTPTFEQLFDD; from the coding sequence ATGGCTTGGGGTTATGAAGAGAGACATATGATCGAGGCCCTGCGCTCAGGGATTCCTTCCAAGGCAATAGGTCATCACTTTGCAGAAGCCAGACAGGATCTTTTGGATGATGTCATTGAGAAGCTTGACGGGGTGTGTGACTCAAAGATGAGTGATTCCATGATTATCAGCGGGAAATATGGTGAAGGGAAGACCCATCTTATCAACACCATCTATACGTTGGCTCATCAGAGAAACATGGTGGTTTCCCTGGTTTCCTTGAGTAAGGAGACCCCCTTGGACAAGCTTTACTTGGTGTACCCGAAGTTGGTAAGCAATACCTACTTACCCAACCATGTACAGCCAGGGTTTACCCAGGAGCTGAACAAGCTTTCGCCTAATTCCCCTTTGACCAACGACCTTTTGCTCTATGGAGCAACACAGCTTGAGACCGACCGTTTGTACTATTTGCTACGTTCCTACCTCAATACTGACGATATGGAAGAGCAGTTTTTACTGCAGACAGATTTGGAAGGGGATTTTGTACCCAACCTCCAGATCAAGAAAATGTATCGTAGGATTTTCGGTGAAAAGGTAGTATTCAACCAGAATTTTGTGAAATCACGTCACGCCCAGGACTATGTAGCCTTTCTCAGCCATCTGTTCGTACAGCTTGGGTATAATGGATGGGTAGTTCTCTTTGATGAATCTGAGCTCATCGGTCGTCTTAGCAAGAAGGCAAGGGCAAAGGCATACAATAATCTCGCTTCGTTTTTATTCCCTGCCAAACAGCTGGAAGCCACTTTCAGCCTTTTCGCCTTCAGTTCTTCCTACACGGAGGATATTATTGAAGCAAAGAATGAGTATCAGAATCTGGAAGAGTTGTATCCTGAAGGACAGGAGCCGATGAAATCAGTGCTGGATTCGATTGTGAAAGCTCCCCAGCTGAAGCCGCTCAGCCATGAAGAGATGCAACAGATTCTTGAGAAGATTGTGCGCTTCCATGCAAAGGCTTATGACTGGCAACCTGGGATTAAGTTGGAAGAACTCTTATCACGTGTAGACAAGAGTGGATATTTGTTGCGGTCGAAGATTCGTAGTGCGATTGAGTATCTTGATCAACTCTATTTGTACCAGACTGAAGCTGATAGCTCAATTGGACAACTTGAAGAGGGTCATTACGAAGAAGAGAGCGAGGATGTGAGTACCCCTACCTTTGAACAGTTGTTTGATGATTGA